GCCGCTCCTGGTTGTCGCGCAGCGCCTCGATCGCCGCGTCGCCGGAGCGTTCGATCTGTTCGCGGCTCAGCCCCAGCGGCCCGTCGACCAGCCAGGCGCGCAGGCCGTCGATGCTGCGGCTGACCTGCTCGGTCAGCTCGGGAGCGCCCTCGATGAACTGGCTGACGACGAACGCGAGGATCCCGCCGACCACCGCGAAACCGCTGAGCAGCATCAGCGCCACCGCGCCACCGCGCGGCGCCCCGCGGCGGTCGAGGAAGTCGACGGCGGGCATCAGCAGCGCGGCCAGCATCGTCGCCAGCGCCACCGGCACGACGATGATCTCCAGCCGCTTGACCGTCCACAGCAGCACGACGACGGCGGCAAAGATGAGCAGCAGTCGCCACGACCAGGCTGCGGCTTTGCGGACCAGGGGCGTCACCGCCGCGTCACCGATCGGATCGAGGGAGGAGCCGGCGGGCATCCCGATAGCGTAACGGCCTGCTCCCATGATCATCGGATCTCCGGAATCGGCGGCGACACGCTCTACTCTTACGTCGTGGCCCACGATGCGCCTGCGAGGGCAGCCCGCACCCAGGGGACCGCCCGCAGCAAGTACTGGTGGTTGCGGTGGGCGATCCTCGGTGTCGCGGTCGTCGTGTTGACCGTCGAGCTGGGCCTGGTCTGGGATCAGTTGGCCAAGGCGTGGCACAGCCTCTACACCGCACAGTGGTGGTGGGTGCTGGCCGGGATCGGCACGGCGCTGGCGTCCATGCACTTCTTCGGCGACATCCAGCGCAAGCTGCTGCGTTCGGCCGGTGTGCCGGTGCGGCAGTGGCGTTCGCAGGCCGCGTTTTATGCGGGCAATTCGTTGAGCACGACGCTGCCCGGCGGGCCGGTGCTGTCGGCGACGTTCATCTACCGCCAGCAGCGGATGTGGGGCGCGACGCCGGTGATCGCGTCGTGGCAGCTGGTGATGTCGGGTGCGCTGCAGGTCATCAGCCTGGCGCTGCTGGGGTTGGGCAGCGCGTTCTTCCTCGGCGCCAAGCACAATCCGTTCTCGTTGATCTTCACGCTGGCCGGGTTCGTGATGCTGATCGTGTTGGCGCAGGCGGTCGCGTCGCGGCCGGATCTGCTCGACGGCATCGGTGTGCGGGTGCTGTCGTGGGTGAACTATCTGCGCGCCAAGCCGTCCGACAACGGGCTGGCCAAGTGGCGCGAGACGCTGGCGCAGCTCGAGTCGGTCAAGCTGAGCCGCGGCCAGCTCGGCGTGGCTTTCACCTGGTCGATGTTCACGCTGGTGACCGGGGTGGGCACACTGCTGTTCGCCTGCTACGCCGCCGGCGGGAAGCCGTCGCTGCTCGGGGTGATCGTGGCGTACGTCGCCGCCCGCGCGGTCGCGTCGATCCCGCTGATGCCGGGCGGCCTGCTGGTGGTCGAGGCCGTGCTGGTGCCCGGCCTGGTGTCCAGCGGGATGACGTTGGCGTCGGCGATCTCGGCGATGCTGATCTACCGGCTGATCAGCTGGATCTTCATCGCCGCGATCGGGTGGGTGGTGTTCTTCTTCATGTTCCGCACCGAGACCGACGTGGACCCCGACGCCTGTGAGGACGCCTGATGCCCGTCGCGAGCCCGGAGACCACGCGCGCGGCGCTGTCCGCGTTGGCGACCGATCTGGCGTGTGTCGTGGTGTTCGCGGCCATCGGCAGGCGCAGCCATGCCGAGGGCCTCGACCTGACCGGAATAGCTTCGACCGCTTGGCCTTTCGTGACCGGGGCGGCGGCCGGCTGGGTGCTGTCGCTGGGCTGGCGGCGGCCCTACGCGCTGTTGCCCACCGGTGTCGCGGTGTGGGTGTGCACGATCGTCATCGGCATGCTGCTGCGCAAGCTCACCGACGCCGGTACCGCACCGGCTTTCATTGTGGTGGCGTCGATTTCGACTGCGGTGCTACTTCTCGGCTGGCGCGCCGGCGTCCATTTCATGACCCGTCGCTGACACCGTCAGCGTCGCGCGCAACCCGCCCAGCGGGCCGTCGGACAACTCGATGTGCCCGCCGTGCAGCTGCGCCTGCTGCGCGACGAGCGCCAGGCCGAGTCCCGACCCGCCGGGAGCCGCGGTGCTGCCGCGGGAGAACCGGCCCAGCACCGCGGTGTGCTCCTCGACCGGCAGTCCGCAGCCGTTGTCGTCGACGGTGATGGTGATCATCGAGCCGTGCCGGTGCGCGGCGAGCACGATGCGGCTGGAGCGGCCGTGGGTGACCGCGTTGCGCACCAGGTTGTCCACCGCCAGGCGTAAACCGCCCGGCCAGCCCCAGATGGTGCCGAGGTCGTCGTCGGCCTCGACGACGATCTCGACCGCGCCGCCGACGCGGGCGTTCTCCCGGGCCACCCGGTCGAGAAGTTCTGTGACGACGATGATTTCGCGGTCCTCGGCCTGCGCGAGCTGACCCGAAGCCAGCTGCCCCAGCGCGGTGATGATGGCTTCGACCCTGCGTTGCGCGCGGGACAGGTCGGCCACCACTTCGTCGCGCTCCTCGGCGGGCAGGTCGTGGATGCGCAGGGTGTCGAGGTCGGCGCGCATCGCGGTCAGCGGGGTGCGCAACTCGTGGGCGGCGTTGGCCGCGAAGTCCTGGGCGGCCTGCAGCGAGTTCGTGGTGGCCTGCTGGGCGGCGGCCAGGCGGCTGAGCATCGCCGACATCGCCTCGGACAGGTCCTCGGCCTCCCGAACGCCACGCACCTCGGGCATGTCGTCGCTGCCCTCGCCGAGCGTCTTGGTGTGTTCGGTGAGCCTGCGCAGCGGCCGGATCGCCGGGCCCGCGAGCAGCCAGCCCAGCCCGGCGGCGATCAGCACTGTCACCACGCCGACACCCGAGTAGAGCGGAATTCGCCTGGGGCTCAACAGGATACTGTCGGCGCGGATGCCGATCGACACCAGCATCCCACCGTCCTCGTTGACCGTGACGGTGCGCACCCGGTACTCGACGCCGTTGACCTCGACGGTCTCGGTGCCCGGCGGCAGCGGCGGCAACTGGAAGCCGCGCTGGAACACCACCTGACCGGAGGACCGGGACCGCCCGGTGGTCAGCACACCGCGGCGCGGATCTCCCCTGCCTTGCGGCGGGGTCCCCAGCAACTGATCGGGGGACATGCTGGCGTCGACGATCGAGTCGAGCCGCCGATCCAGTTGCACCTCATCGTTGTTCGCCAACACCACCGAGGTCAGGATGAGGAAGGCGGCGACGACGGCCGACGCCGCGGCCGCCGAGGCGACCGCCACCCGCGTGCGCAGCGACGCCGAGCGCAGGATCCGCGGCGCCCTCACGACTCCTCGCGCAGCACGTATCCGATCCCGCGCACCGTGTGGATCACCCGCGGCAGGCCGTCGCGTTCGAGCTTGCGCCGCAGATACGAGATGAAGACGTCGGCGACGTTGGTGTCGACGTCGAAGTCGTAGCCCCACACGAGTTCGAGCAGACGCTGCCTGCTGAGCACCACACCGGCGTTCTCCACCAGCACCGCGAGCAGATCGAACTCCCGCTTGGTCAGGTCCACGCGTTCGCCTTCGACGAAGACCAGTCGGCGGGCGGTGTCGATGGTCAGCGGGCCGACCGTCATGGTGTCGGACTGCTGCTCGGAGTGGCTGGACCGGCGCAGCAGCGCGTGCAGCCGGGCGACCAGCTCGCCGAGGTCGAACGGCTTGGTCAGGTAGTCGTCGGCGCCGGCTTCCAGCCCCGCGATGCGGTCGTTGACGGTGTCGCGGGCCGACAGCACGCAGATCGGGATGTCGTTGCCCAGCGCCCGCAGCGCGGTCACGACGGCGACCCCGTCGAGCTCCGGCATCTGCACATCGAGCACCAACGCGTCGTGAGACTCGTTGGAGAGCAGTCGCAGTGCTTCCTTGCCGGACGCAGCGACCCGAACGTCGAACCCCGAGTGGCGCAGTCCGCGCGCAACGGAGGTCCGTACGTCCGGGTCGTCGTCGACCATCAGCACGGTGCGGCCCGCACCTTCGGGGTGCGCGGCCGACTCAGGTGCCAACCGGACGCTGGCCTAGCTGTCGGCCAGGCCGTCGCCGTTGGTGTCGCCGCAGCGGTTCTTGATGTCGACAAGAGGCTGGCGGATACCGGTCAGGTCGGCCTTGGTCTGAGGATTGGCGTTCAGGTAGTCCTGCACCTTGGTCCGGACCTCTTCGCGCGGCAGGCCCTCGAGGCTGGTGAAGAACCAGTTCACGTCCGGATGGGTGAACAGGTAAGCCGAGGTCGACGCCGAGACGCCGGACGCCACGCCGGCGAGGTCGGCGGCCGTGCAGTTCGGCGGCTCAGCGCCGGCCGTGGGCATCGCACCGAAGAACATCGCACCGGCAATTGCGCCGGTGCCGACCGCGCCAGCTACCGCACGTCGCGCAATACGGGCCGAGAGCAACATGGACAGGCTCCTTCATCAAGAGTGGTGTGGCCGTAACCAGGCCGGTTACCGATTGGGACCAACGCTGAAAAGCTAAGCAGAATGTCGGCCGACTTTCTTGCCTTGCGCTCAACCAATCGTGAGAAACTCCGAAACCCCAGGTCAGCGAGGGCCGGAGAAGTAGCTGCGCGTCGCGGTCGTCAGGGCAGACCGGCGATGGCCGACCCTGGCAGCGGCCCACCGCCCTGCGAAATTGTCGTCGCCGCAGGTGTTTGCGAGGCGGCACCCGCAGCGGGCAGCCCCGCCGTCTGTGCGGTCGGCGCCTGCGCCGGCAAACTCGCGGGCAGCCCGCCGTTCTGCTGCGCAGCCTGCATGAGCCCGAGCAACTGCGGCATGGTCAGCGGCAGGTTGCACTTGCCCGACAGGCTGGTCAACGGTTGCTGCAGCTGTTGCATGTCCTTGGCGACGGAGGGGTTGGCGTCGAAGTAGTTCTTGAGCATCGCCAGCGACTGCGGTCCGGCCTGCTGCTTGGCGATCGTCGTCAGCACCTGGTTGGTCTGCGGATGCTGGTCGAGGTAGTTGCCGGTCGACGTCGCCACCGAACCGATCGTCCTGGCGACCTCGCTGGCCGCGCACGGGTCCTGAGCGGCCGTCGCCGATGGGGCCGACGGCATTGCCAGGGCCGCGACCGCGGCCCCGCCCGCGGCGCTGGCAGCGAACACGGCGAACAAACCTCGACGCATCGCACGCGCGGTCGTTTTCATGGACAACTCCTAACGGTTTGCGAACGGACGACGGACGTCGCAAACGCACTCGCAACGGACAGCAACGATGTCCCCGACGGCGCTACGGCCAGCGCTCATCCTGCCATCCGCGCGGTTGGAGCCGCCAATCCAGCGAGCAAACCCACAGCTGAGAGGCAGTGCGACCACAGCCGCGGGTAACGGTTCGGCGGCGATTCGCGAGAACTCCATTAGAGCGGCGTGAGGCGATGCTGGCATCTTCTTGGGGCCGCTTGAAGGGCGCGGCAGCCTACCTCACGCTGTTGTACGCTTCGGGCACGCAACGCCGGGCAGAAAGCGGGGACATCCGATACAGCAGTTCATGATGCGCTTGAGCAGCAACCTGCGCAGATATCGCTGGGCGGTGTTCGCCGTATGGCTGCTTCTCTTGGCACCTTCGATCTACCTGGCGTTGAACCAGTCCGGCCATCTCACCGGTGGCGGCTTCGAGGTCGAAGGCTCCCAGTCGTTGCGTGTGCAGCGCGAACTCGAAGAGCACTTCCCCGATCAGGGGGCGTCTCCGCTGGCGCTGGTCGCTGCCCCGCGCGCGGACGCGTCGTTCGACGACATGAACCGCGCGGTCGCCGAACTCGAACGGCTCGCCGCCGAGGTGCCCAGCGTGACGGTGGTGCCGAACCCGCCCGGCGCGGCCGGCCAACCACCGCCGCAGCCCGACCGCCCCTACGTCATCACGCTGCAACTGGACTTCGACAACACCGGTGCCGTCGACGTCGCCAAGCAGCTGCGGCAGAAGGTCGGCATCCAGGGCGAGGACCCCGGCGAGCTCGAGGACGGCCGGGTGAAGGCCTATGTGATCGGGCAGGGCGCGCTCGGCGCCGCCGCGACGCAGGCCACCAAACACGACATCGCGCAGGCCGAGAAGTGGAACCTGCCGATCGTCCTGATCATTCTGCTCGCGGTGTTCGGCTCGCTGGCCGCCGCGGCGATGCCGCTGCTGCTCGGCATCTGCACCGTCGTGGTGACGATGGGGCTGGTCTACCTGCTGTCGAAGTACACCGCGATGTCGGTGTTCGTCACGCCGACGGTGTCGATGTTCGGCATCGCGGTGGCCATCGACTACTCGCTGTTCATCCTGATGCGGTTCCGCGAGGAGCTGCGCGCGGGCCGAGAACCCGAGCAGGCCGCCGACGCCGCGATGGCCACGTCCGGGCTGGCGGTGGTGCTGTCCGGGGTGACCGTCATCGCGTCGGTGACCGGGATCTACCTGATCCAGACGCCGGTGCTGGTGTCGATGGCGACCGGCGCCATCCTGGCGGTCGCGGTGGCGGTGCTGACCGCCACCACGCTGACCCCGGCGGTGTTGGCGACGTTCGGCCGGGCCGCGGCCAAACGGTCGTCGTACCTGCACTGGTCCCGGCGCCCGGAGTCGACGCAGTCGCGGTTCTGGACCCGCTGGACCGGGTGGGTGATGCGGCGGCCGTGGGTGTCGGCGCTGGCGGCCTCCGCGCTGCTGCTGGCGCTGGCCGCGCCGGCGTTCTCGATGGTGCTGGGCAACAGCATGCAACGCCAGTTCGAGCCGACCCACGAGATCCGCGGCGGCGTCAACGCCGCCGCGGAGGCCCTCGGCCCCGGCGCGCTCGGCCCCGTGCGGGTGCTGATGTCGTTCCCCGAGGGCAACGCCGCGTCAGCCCCGGCCAAGGAGCCTCTGCTCGACGCGGTGCGCCAGCGGATGGCCCAGGCGCCCAACGTGGTGTCGGTCAGCCCCGCGGCGTTCGGCGAGGACTACCGGCACGCGCTGCTGTCGGCGGTGCTGTCGGTCGACCCCGAGGACATGGGCGCCCGCGAGACCGTCGACTGGCTGCGCGCCGAGCTGCCGGGAACGCCCGGGCTCGGTGACGCCAAGGTCGACGTCGGCGGCCCGACCGCGCTGATCAAGGACTTCGACGACCGGGTGTCGGCCACCCAGCCGTTCGTGTTCGTGTTCGTCGCGCTGATCGCGTTCCTGATGCTGCTGGTGTCGATCCGGTCGGTGGTGCTGGCGTTCAAGGGTGTGCTGATGACCGTGCTGTCGGTCGCCGCGGCCTACGGCAGCCTCGTCGTGGTGTTCCAGTGGGGCTGGCTGGAACGGTTGGGCTTCGAGCCGATCACGTCGCTGGACAGCACGATCCCGCCGCTGGTGCTGGCGTTGACGTTCGGCCTGTCGATGGACTACGAGATCTTCCTGCTCACGCGGATCCGGGAGCGCTTCCTGCAGACCGGCAACACCCGCGACGCGGTGGCCTACGGCGTGAGCACCAGCGCCAGGACGATCACCAGCGCGGCGCTGATCATGATCGCGGTGTTCATCGGGTTCGCGTTCGCGGGCATGCCGCTGGTCGCGCAGCTCGGGGTGGCGTGCGCGGTGGCGATCGCGGTGGACGCCACCGTCGTGCGGCTGGTGCTCGTGCCCGCGCTGATGGCGATGTTCGACGAGTGGAACTGGTGGCTGCCGCGCTGGCTGAACCGCATCCTGCCGTCGGTGGACTTCGAGAAGCCGCTGCCCAAGGTCGAGAACACCGACCTCATCATCATTCCCGACGACCTGTCGTCGCTGTCGCCGAGCGGATCGGAACTGCGGCTGGCGGTCAGGTCGGCGGCGAAGCTCAAAAACCTTGCCCCGCAGGCAGTTACGGTTGCCGACCCGCTGGCGTTCAGCGGCTGCCGCCCCGTCACCAAGCTGCGCAGCGCCGAACGGCTCAACGGCACGCACCGCAACGGTGCCGGCAGCACCGCGGTGACCACCGCGACCCGGCTGCCGGTGCATCCGGTGACCATGTGGAACGGCCGGCTGTCGGTGGCGCTCGACGCACTGGCCACCGAAACCGACTACGCGCGGGCCCCGGTGGAACGGCGCAGCCCGATGGAAACCACCAACGTCCAACTCCCGACCGGTGATCGGCTGCAGATCCCGACCGGCGCCGAGACACTGCGACTGAAGAGCTACCTGATCATGTGCCGCAACACCACCCGCGATTTCGCGGAGTTTGCCGATCTGGTCGAGTCGATGGAGACTCGTACCGCCGCAGAGGTACTGACCGCCATGGACCGGTACTACTGTGGACAACAGTCAAGGAAGCAGTGGGTGGCTACCCAGTTGGTCCGCCGTTTGGCCGACCCGCAGCCTTCCGACGAGCACGACACGCGGATGTCGGGCCCTGAGGCGGAGGCGGAGTGGGCCAAGGTCAAAGAGCGGTGCCTTTCGGTGGCGGTCGCGATGCTGGAGGAGGCGAGGTGACGGTGACGTCCGACATTCGCCGTCGCGAGCCTGCCCCCGGCGACCGTCCGCTGCCGCAGAACGGCCGGCCGCCGGCCGACGAGCGGCCCGTCGAGTTCTGGCCGACCTCAGCGATCCGGGCGGCACTGGAGACCGACGACCTGGCGGTGTGGCAGCGCATCGTCGCCGCGATCAAACGGGACCCGTTCGGCCGGACCGCGCGTCAGGTCGAAGAGGTGCTCGAAACCGCTCGGCCGTACGGCGTCTCCAAGGCGCTGTCGGAGGTGCTGAGCCGCACCCGCGAACACCTCGAGGCCAACGAGCGCGAAGAGGTGGCGCGCCACATCCGCGTGCTGCTCGAACATTCCGGGCTGGGCCAGCAGGAGTTCGCGTCCCGCATCGGCGTACCCGCCGACGACTTCGCGAAATACCTGCACGGGCAGACCAGCCCGTCGGCGGCGCTCATGGTGCGGATGAAGCGGCTGTCGGAGCGCTTCGGCCGGATGCGCGCGGGCAGGCAGGCCGGCGAGGGCTGATGGATCTCGCACAGATCCTGCGTGACACCCGCTCCATCGCGATCGTCGGCGCGTCGAACAACCCCGCCCGCGCCAGCCACGACATCTGGACCTACCTGAAGGCCGCCGGCGGCTACGACCTGTATCTGGTCAACCCGACGATCAG
The window above is part of the Mycolicibacterium rutilum genome. Proteins encoded here:
- a CDS encoding lysylphosphatidylglycerol synthase transmembrane domain-containing protein yields the protein MAHDAPARAARTQGTARSKYWWLRWAILGVAVVVLTVELGLVWDQLAKAWHSLYTAQWWWVLAGIGTALASMHFFGDIQRKLLRSAGVPVRQWRSQAAFYAGNSLSTTLPGGPVLSATFIYRQQRMWGATPVIASWQLVMSGALQVISLALLGLGSAFFLGAKHNPFSLIFTLAGFVMLIVLAQAVASRPDLLDGIGVRVLSWVNYLRAKPSDNGLAKWRETLAQLESVKLSRGQLGVAFTWSMFTLVTGVGTLLFACYAAGGKPSLLGVIVAYVAARAVASIPLMPGGLLVVEAVLVPGLVSSGMTLASAISAMLIYRLISWIFIAAIGWVVFFFMFRTETDVDPDACEDA
- a CDS encoding DUF3054 domain-containing protein, producing MPVASPETTRAALSALATDLACVVVFAAIGRRSHAEGLDLTGIASTAWPFVTGAAAGWVLSLGWRRPYALLPTGVAVWVCTIVIGMLLRKLTDAGTAPAFIVVASISTAVLLLGWRAGVHFMTRR
- a CDS encoding sensor histidine kinase; the encoded protein is MRAPRILRSASLRTRVAVASAAAASAVVAAFLILTSVVLANNDEVQLDRRLDSIVDASMSPDQLLGTPPQGRGDPRRGVLTTGRSRSSGQVVFQRGFQLPPLPPGTETVEVNGVEYRVRTVTVNEDGGMLVSIGIRADSILLSPRRIPLYSGVGVVTVLIAAGLGWLLAGPAIRPLRRLTEHTKTLGEGSDDMPEVRGVREAEDLSEAMSAMLSRLAAAQQATTNSLQAAQDFAANAAHELRTPLTAMRADLDTLRIHDLPAEERDEVVADLSRAQRRVEAIITALGQLASGQLAQAEDREIIVVTELLDRVARENARVGGAVEIVVEADDDLGTIWGWPGGLRLAVDNLVRNAVTHGRSSRIVLAAHRHGSMITITVDDNGCGLPVEEHTAVLGRFSRGSTAAPGGSGLGLALVAQQAQLHGGHIELSDGPLGGLRATLTVSATGHEMDAGAPAEK
- a CDS encoding response regulator transcription factor, with product MVDDDPDVRTSVARGLRHSGFDVRVAASGKEALRLLSNESHDALVLDVQMPELDGVAVVTALRALGNDIPICVLSARDTVNDRIAGLEAGADDYLTKPFDLGELVARLHALLRRSSHSEQQSDTMTVGPLTIDTARRLVFVEGERVDLTKREFDLLAVLVENAGVVLSRQRLLELVWGYDFDVDTNVADVFISYLRRKLERDGLPRVIHTVRGIGYVLREES
- a CDS encoding heme-binding protein: MLLSARIARRAVAGAVGTGAIAGAMFFGAMPTAGAEPPNCTAADLAGVASGVSASTSAYLFTHPDVNWFFTSLEGLPREEVRTKVQDYLNANPQTKADLTGIRQPLVDIKNRCGDTNGDGLADS
- a CDS encoding hemophore; protein product: MKTTARAMRRGLFAVFAASAAGGAAVAALAMPSAPSATAAQDPCAASEVARTIGSVATSTGNYLDQHPQTNQVLTTIAKQQAGPQSLAMLKNYFDANPSVAKDMQQLQQPLTSLSGKCNLPLTMPQLLGLMQAAQQNGGLPASLPAQAPTAQTAGLPAAGAASQTPAATTISQGGGPLPGSAIAGLP
- a CDS encoding MMPL family transporter yields the protein MMRLSSNLRRYRWAVFAVWLLLLAPSIYLALNQSGHLTGGGFEVEGSQSLRVQRELEEHFPDQGASPLALVAAPRADASFDDMNRAVAELERLAAEVPSVTVVPNPPGAAGQPPPQPDRPYVITLQLDFDNTGAVDVAKQLRQKVGIQGEDPGELEDGRVKAYVIGQGALGAAATQATKHDIAQAEKWNLPIVLIILLAVFGSLAAAAMPLLLGICTVVVTMGLVYLLSKYTAMSVFVTPTVSMFGIAVAIDYSLFILMRFREELRAGREPEQAADAAMATSGLAVVLSGVTVIASVTGIYLIQTPVLVSMATGAILAVAVAVLTATTLTPAVLATFGRAAAKRSSYLHWSRRPESTQSRFWTRWTGWVMRRPWVSALAASALLLALAAPAFSMVLGNSMQRQFEPTHEIRGGVNAAAEALGPGALGPVRVLMSFPEGNAASAPAKEPLLDAVRQRMAQAPNVVSVSPAAFGEDYRHALLSAVLSVDPEDMGARETVDWLRAELPGTPGLGDAKVDVGGPTALIKDFDDRVSATQPFVFVFVALIAFLMLLVSIRSVVLAFKGVLMTVLSVAAAYGSLVVVFQWGWLERLGFEPITSLDSTIPPLVLALTFGLSMDYEIFLLTRIRERFLQTGNTRDAVAYGVSTSARTITSAALIMIAVFIGFAFAGMPLVAQLGVACAVAIAVDATVVRLVLVPALMAMFDEWNWWLPRWLNRILPSVDFEKPLPKVENTDLIIIPDDLSSLSPSGSELRLAVRSAAKLKNLAPQAVTVADPLAFSGCRPVTKLRSAERLNGTHRNGAGSTAVTTATRLPVHPVTMWNGRLSVALDALATETDYARAPVERRSPMETTNVQLPTGDRLQIPTGAETLRLKSYLIMCRNTTRDFAEFADLVESMETRTAAEVLTAMDRYYCGQQSRKQWVATQLVRRLADPQPSDEHDTRMSGPEAEAEWAKVKERCLSVAVAMLEEAR
- a CDS encoding helix-turn-helix domain-containing protein; amino-acid sequence: MTVTSDIRRREPAPGDRPLPQNGRPPADERPVEFWPTSAIRAALETDDLAVWQRIVAAIKRDPFGRTARQVEEVLETARPYGVSKALSEVLSRTREHLEANEREEVARHIRVLLEHSGLGQQEFASRIGVPADDFAKYLHGQTSPSAALMVRMKRLSERFGRMRAGRQAGEG